In Pseudomonas sp. ADAK2, the genomic window CGAAGCGCGTTCGGCTTCATTGCGCTTATCGGCGCGATCATTCAACGGGCACATGACCAAGCCTTGCACGCCGCAATCCCGGGCATACGCGGCAAGCTTCAAGGCTTGCGCGCGGCGCTCGTCATTCCACACATCAAACGGGTACAGCGCATTGATCGACAGCACGGTGATGCCTTTGGCCGCGCACAATTCACGCACGCGTTCCGGCGCGGTGCCGTCTTCAATCTCAACGCCTTTAAGGTCGTTGCGGATCTCGATGGCGTCGGCCTTGAGAGTCACCGCCAGCTCAATGAACGCCGGCAGGGACAAACGTGGGGCGACCATACGGTTCAGGGCGAAACGCAGGGGCTTGCTCATTATTGTTGTTCTCCGCAGGTGAATTATTTGGCGGTTGGCATGCTGAATTCGGGGCCTTTGGCGATGCTGTCGGGCCAGCGTTGCATCACATTTTTGTAGCGGCTGTAGAAACGAATGCCTTCTTCGCCGTAGGCATGGTGGTCGCCGAACAACGAGCGCTTCCAGCCGCCGAATGAGTGCCAGGCCATCGGCACCGGAATCGGCACGTTGATGCCGACCATGCCGACCTTGATGGTGCGGGCAAACGCGCGGGCGATGCCGCCGTCACTGGTGAAGCAGGACACGCCGTTGCCGAACTCATGGGCGTTGATCAACGCCACGGCGCTGGCGAAATCCGGGACGCGGACGATGCCCAGCACCGGACCGAAAATCTCTTGCTGGTAGATGCTCATCTCGGTCGTGACGTTATCGAACAACGTGGCGCCGACGAAGAAACCATTCTCGGCCCCCGGCACCTTGAAGTTGCGGCCATCGACGATCAGTTGTGCGCCTTGGGCCACGCCTTCGCCGATAAAGCCTTCGACCTTGGCCTTGTGCTCGGCGGTGACCAGCGGCCCCATGTCACTGTCGCCCTGCATGCCGTTGCCGACTTTCAATTGGTCGATGCGTGGTAGCAACTTGGCGATCAATTGGTCGCCGACATCGCCCACCGCCACAGCAATCGAAATCGCCATGCAGCGCTCACCCGCCGAGCCGTAAGCCGCGCCGATCAAGGCGTCGGCAGCCTGGTCCAGATCCGCGTCGGGCATGACGATCATGTGGTTCTTCGCCCCGCCCAGCGCCTGCACACGCTTGCCGCGAGCGGTGCCTTGCTGGTGGATGTACTCGGCAATCGGCGTCGAACCGACAAAGGAAATCGCCTCGATGTCCGGGTGTTGCAGCAAGGCATCCACCGCCACTTTGTCGCCCTGGACCACGTTGAACACGCCGTCCGGCAATCCGGCTTCGGTGAGCAAACGGGCCATGAGCAAACTGGCCGACGGATCACGCTCGGACGGTTTAAGGATGAAGCAGTTACCGGTGACCAGTGCCAGCGGGATCATCCACAGCGGCACCATCACCGGGAAGTTGAACGGCGTGACCCCGGCGCAAACGCCCAGTGGCTGACGCAGGTTCCAGTTGTCGATGCCGCCGCCAATGTTGTCGCTGAATTCGGTTTTCAGCAGGTTCGGTGCACCGCAGGCGTATTCGACGATTTCGATGCCGCGAGTCACTTCGCCCTTAGCGTCGGAGAACACCTTGCCGTGTTCGCGGCTGATGATTTCTGCCAGTTCGTCGTGGTGACGGTCGAGCAGTTCCTTGAACTTGAACATCACCCGGGAGCGACGCAGAGACGATTGCTCGGACCAGGCCGGGAAGGCTTTTAGTGCCGAGGAAACCGCTTCGTCGACGGTCTTCTCGTTGGCCAATCCGACCCGCGCCTGCACCGCACCGGTGGCTGGATTGAACACGTTGCTGAAGCGTTCGCTGCCGCTGTCTTGCACCTGGCCGTTGATGTAATGGCCTAAAACCGGGGCGTTGCTCATTGTTCTTGTTCTCCGTGCAAAGGTTGGAATTCAGGCTTTTCAGTTCAAAGATCCAGCAGCCAACTGTGCTGCGGATCGTTATGGAACTGCCAGACGCGTTTCGGCCCGGCCATCACGTTCAGGTAGTACGACTCGTAGCCGTACGGCACGCTGACCGGGTGGTAACCCTTGGGCACCACGACCAGGTCGCTGTTTTCCACGGCCATGGCCTGGTCGATGCTGCGGTCGTCGGTGTAGACCCGCTGGAACACGAAGCCCTGGGGCGGGTTGATCTGGTGGTAATAGGTTTCTTCGAGAAAGCTCTGGTGCGGCAGGTCGTCGGTGTCGTGCTTGTGCGGTGGGTAGCTCGACGAATGCCCGGACGGCGTGCGCACTTCCACCACCAGCAGCGAATGGGCGGGTTCGGTGTCTGGCAGGATGTCGCAGACGTAGCGAGTGTTGGCGCCCTTACCGCGCACGCTGCGTTTCATGGTCTCGGGTTTGATCAGACGCGGGCCGAGGTTGTCGGCGGATGAACCGGGCGCAGCGCAGACGGCGATTTGCACGTCGCTGAGTGCGACCACTTGCGCTTGACTGCCGCTTGGCAAGTAAGCGGCGAAGGGGGATTTGTCTTCGAATACCGATTGCCGATCGCCGATATTGTCCCAGTCAAACGCGCCCTGCCCCGGCGCTTCGCCCTTGATGCTGACGCGACCGCTGAGCAGCACCAGGCACAATTCTTTATCGCCCGCCGACACCGGCAAGGTTTCGCCGAGACTCAAGCGGTAGGCGGCGAAACCAACGTATTCCAGCTCACCATTGCCCAACTCGACCATGGTCCGGCCACGGGCATTGCTTTTGACCAGCAGGCTCATAATGCAATCCTCTCGTCGAGCAAGGTACGCAAGGTGTCGTAGCCTTTCTTGGCGTAGATGTAGCTCGGCGCGACCGCCGGATCCTGCTCGGCTTCAACCACCAACCAGCCGTGGTAATCGGCGCCCAGCAACACGTCGAGCAACGCGCCGAAGTCGATATCGCCATCCCCCGGCACCGTGAAGGTGCCGTTGATGATGCAGTCCGGGAAACTCCACAGGTTGTTGCGCGCCAATTGCACCACCGGTTTGCGCACGTCCTTGAAATGCACGTGGCAGATGCGTTCGATGTGTTTGCGCAACACCTGCAACGGTTCGCCGCCGCCCATGTAGCAATGGCCCGAGTCGAACAACAGGCCGACTTCGCTGCCGGTCAGGGCCATCAACTTGTCGATGTCCGCCGGGGATTCGACGTAAGCGCCCATGTGGTGGTGATACGCCAGGCGCACGCCCTGGGACAGGGTGAAGCGCGCCAGTTCGGTGAGTTTGTCGGCGTATTCCTGCCACGCCTGTTCGGTGTGGAAGCGCGGGCGTTCGACCAGTGGAATGCGCTGGCCTTGAATGGAGTCCGCGACTTCGCCGTAGACCAGCACCGTGGCGCCGTTCTTCGCCAGCAGCTCGACATGGCTGCCGATGGCGTCGATTTCCTCGGCCACGGAACGGCGGGCCAGACGGCTGGAATACCAGCCGGAGACCAACGCCAGATCGTAAGGCCGCAGCACGTCACCGACGCCTTTGGCATCCTTGGGGAATTTACCGTTGAGTTCGAAACCTTCGTAGCCGATTTCCTTGCCTTCGCTCAACGCGGTGCTCAGCGGCGTCTCGCCACCGAGGGACGGCAGGTCGTCGTTGCTCCAGGAGATCGGGTTGATGCCAATTCGAATAGCGGGCATGGCTGCACCTTTTATTGTTTTTTCTAAAATGTTCAACCGATCACTTGTGGCGAGGGAGCTTGCTCCCGCTCGGCTGCGAAGCAGCCGTAAACCTGTGGATGCGGTTTACCTGAAACACTGGGTTGTTTGAGTTGGGACTGCTTCGCAGTCCAGCGGGAGCAAGCTCCCTCGCCACAAAAAGCACGACCACTCAGGCAATTTATTCAGTTGCGGGCGCTACGCCAGGCATCAATCAACTCGACAAACGTGCCCTGCACCTGGCGGATCAACGTTTCATCGTCGATTTCACCGGCCATCCACGCCCGGCTCGGCTCCTGGAAAATCGTCCGGCCCACGGCAAACCCGCGACAGGTCTGGCTCTGTCTGGCTTGCTGAAAGCCCTCGGCCAAGGCAGCCGCCGGGGCATTCAGGCCGAGCAACACGACCCCACGGCAGTACGGATCACGTTCCTGAATCAACTCATCCAGCTGTTTCCATTCCTCGGCGCTTTGCGCTTCGATCTTCCACCACGCCGGGTAAACACCCAGGTTGTAGAGGCGTTTCAGCGCGCGATACAACACGTCCGGGTGCGCCGACGGGTGATCCTTGGGCGGGATGATTTCCAGCAGCAGTTCATGCCCGCTGACCTGGGACGCCTGATACAAACCCTTGATCTGCGCTTCCTGTTCCAAGCGCAACAGCGGCTCGTCGTCCGGATGAAATTGCACCAGGCACTTGATGATTTGCTCTTGTGGCCAGGCAATCAGGTTGCTGCCAATCGAGCGCCCGTGTTCAAAGGCCAAGGGCCGCGAACCTTGCACTTCCACCGGCCGCGCCACCCACCAACCACGCCCGGTGGCGGCATTCAGCGAGTCCTGGCCGAAGCGTTGATCGGCCAGCAAGCCGACATCAGCCTCGATGCCCTGCTCGCGCAAATCGGCTTCAACCCGTTCCACAGCCTTTATAAAGAGTTGCTTGAGTTCGCAGATCGCGTTGAGGTCGCGTCCGCCCTTGTGCGCCAGTTCCACCAGTTGCCCGCGGTGGTCGAACGCGAAGATGAACAGTTGCTTCCACTGTTTGCGCGGCACGCTGACCTGATGCAAACGTTGCAGCGTGGCGTCCTGATCCGGCCGGGTGATCGGTACCGGGCTGTTGAATAAATAGTCGAGTTCGGCGCGGGTCGGCATCGCCGGGGCGCAGGCGTGGCGCGACACCACCAACCCACCGCAGGCATTGGCCAACTGGCAGCAGCGCTCGTCGCTGGCGTCTTCCAGCCAACCGGCGAGGAACCCGGACATGAAGGCATCGCCTGCGCCCAAGACGTTGAGTACTTCGACCCGCACGCCCGGGTAGATCGCACCGTCTTCGAGACGCACCGGAATCACCCCGTGAATCACCGTGCAACCTTGCGGCCCAAGCTTGACCACCAACGTCGCGTCACTCAGGCGCCGCACATTGCGCAAAGCGGTGAGCAAATCCTCGGAGCCGCCGGCAATCAAAAACTCTTCTTCAGTGCCGACGATCAAGTCAAAACGCGGGAGGATTTTCTGCACGTGCTGGCTGACATTCTGATCGGCGACGAATCGGGTTTCACCGTCGGCCTTACCCGCCAGGCCCCACAGTACGGGGCGATAGTCGATGTCCAGAATGCGTTTGACGTTGTGCTTCTCGGCATAGTCCAGGGCCTGGATGCTCGCCTTGTAGACGCCGTCAGTGGAGAAGTGGGTGCCGGTGATCAGCAAGGCTTTGCTGGAGGCAATAAAGGCTTCGCTGATGTCTTCGGCCCGCAGCGCCATGTCGGCGCAGTTCTCGCGGTAGAAGACTAGCGGAAAGGTTTCGCGATCCTTGAGGCCCAGCAGGACCATGGCCGTCAGGCGTTCCGGATCGACCTTGATACCGCTGACATCGCACCCTTCGCGAGCCAGGGATTCGAGCAGGAAACGGCCCATGTGGTCGTCCCCTACCCGGCTCAGCATCGCCGACTTGAGGCCCAGCCTGGCGGTGCCGAACGCGATGTTGGCGGACGACCCACCGAGGTACTTGGCGAAGCTTGAAACATCTTCCAACCGCGCCCCGACTTGCTGCGCATAAAGGTCGACGCCAAGGCGCCCCAGGCAAATCAGATCCAATTGACGCCCACTGGCAAAACGAGTCTGGCCCATGCTGGCTCCTGTTATTTTTATCAGCCTGCGTTCGGGACGATGGACGTGCCGAACACTCTTGGTGGATGCAGACTAAAACGACCGGGACCGAACAATCAATATTTATTCTATATATTTTTTACGTGGAATATTTTTTCCAATAAACTCCGGTACGAGCGTTCCAGAGCACAGTGCATCGTTTCAGCAGCATGTATGCCGACGGCAAGCTCAAGATTTTATTCCGGCCTACCCTGTAGACTGCGCACAGCCAACCTATTGTCAGGGGATGACCGATTCGTCATTCCTATAAGAACAAGCCAGAAGGATCCTTTATGTCCCGCACCGATCAGCCGGCCACGACCGAGAGCACGCCCGAGAGCGATCTTGAGAGCCCACCGATCAATGCCGAGCGTTTGCTGCAGCTGATCACCAACGAATACGAAAGCCTGCCGCGCCAGCTCAAACGCATCGCCACCTACATGAGCCAGCAGAGCGACCGGATCATGGTCGACCGCATCAGCGACATTGCCCGTGAGTGCGAAGTGCACCCGTCGGCCATCGTGCGGTTCTCCCAGCGCTTTGGTTTCAGCGGTTTCAGCGAGATGCAGGCGTTGTTCCGCGAGGCGTACACGCACAAGACCACGCCGGTGCAGAACTACCAGCAGCGCATCCGCAGCATGATCGCCAACAAGTCGCAGAAGGCCAGCGGCGGCGATCTGGCGCGTGAGTGCATCGACGCCACGCTGTCGGGCATCGAACGCTTGGGCATGGAACTCGACGATGTCGCCTTCGACAAAGCCGTCGATCTGGTGGTGAATGCCGACAACATCTACGTGGTCGGCGTGCGTCGTTCGTTCGCCGTGGCCGACTATCTGGTCTACAACCTGCAACACACCAACAAGCGCATTCACCTGGTGTCCGGGCTCGGCGGCAGCTACCGCGAGCAGATGCGCAGCGTGCGCGCCAATGATTTGGTGATCGCCATCAGCTTCACGCCCTACGGCAAGGAGACCCAGCACTGCCTGCGCATCGCCCAGCATCATCAGGCGAAAACGTTGATCATCACTGACAGCAACCTCTCACCCTTGGCCAAACGGGCGAGCACGGTGTTGTTGGTCAATGAAGGCAGTTCGTTTGCGTTTCGGTCGTTGAGTGCGACGTTGTGTTTGTGCCAGGCGTTGTTTATTGCGGTGGCGTATCGGTTGGAATTGAAGGTGGATGAGATTCACGAACAGGTGGGGTTTGAGGACTGACATCAAAGCGTTTACAGGAGAACGTTGATGAAACTGATCGGCATGCTGGATTCGCCCTATGTGCGTCGGGCGGCTATTTCCGCCCGGTTGTTGGGCATCGACCTGGAACATGAATCGGTGTCGGTGTTCCGCCACTTCGAGCAATTCCAGCAGATCAACCCGGTGGTCAAGGCGCCGACGCTGGTGCTGGATGATGGCGAAGTGTTGATGGATTCGACGCTGATCATCGACTATCTCGAAGCCCTTGCCGGCCCGTCGAAAAGCTTGATGTCGAGCGATCTGAAGCAACGCTTGCGTTCGTTGCGGGTGATTGGTCTGGCATTGGCGGCGTGCGAGAAGTCGGTGCAGCTTTACTACGAGCGGAATCTGCGACCGGCGGATATTCAGTATCAGCCGTGGGTTGAGCGGGTTGAAGGGCAACTCGCGGCGGCCTATTCGGCGCTGGAGCGGGAGCTAGCGAAGCAGCCGCTGTTGAATGATTCCGAGATTGCCCAGGACGGCATTACCGTCGCGGTCGCCTGGAGCTTCACCAATCTGGTAGTCCCGGATCAGGTCGATGCCGCACGCTTCCCGCACATCGCTCATTTCACCGCGCAGGCGGAAAAGCTTGAGGCGTTCATCGCTACCCCGATAACCTGAGCCGCCCTTCTTCACGGATTCGCCCATGACTGCCGCTGAACAATCCGCCCCGGCGCTGAAGGAAATCTTCAACGCCGAGCGCCTCAAGCACATCGCGACCGAAATGACGGCGGTTTACCCGGCGTTCAACGCCAAGGCCTTCCTGAAGATGGCCAATGAAGGCCTCGCTGAACTGTCGATCATGCAGCGCATGGCACGGGTCAGTGAGTGTCTGCATGCGGTGTTGCCGCTGGATTACGCAGAATCCCTCGACGTGTTGCGCGCCCTCGCCCCTCGGCTGAACAGCGGATTTGTCAGCATCTCGTTGCCGAATTACGTCGCTATGTATGGCGCTCATGACTTTGAACAGTCGATGGAAGCGCTCAAGTTTTTCACCTCGTTCGGATCTTCCGAATTCGCGATCCGGCATTTTCTGCGCGGCGATCTTGAGCGCTCGCTGGCGTTGATGCAGGTGTGGTCGCTGGATGAAAACGAACACGTTCGGCGTCTGGCGAGTGAAGGCAGTCGGCCGCGCTTGCCGTGGTCGTTTCGCCTGGAACCGATTCAGGCGGATCCGACGTTGGCGGCGGCGATTCTCGATAATCTCAAGGCTGATGAAAGCCTTTACGTGCGCAAGTCCGTGGCCAATCACCTGAATGACATCACCAAGGATCATCCCGATTGGGTGCTGGATTTGATTGAGGGCTGGTCGCTGGAGAACAAGCACACGGCGTGGATTGCCAAGCATGCATTGCGCAGTTTGATCAAACAGGGGAATCAGCGGGCATTGGCGGTGATTGGGGCGGGTGGGAAGCCTGAGGTTGAGATCATTGATGTGAAAGTGGAACCGAAGGTTATTCGGCTTGGGGAGAAAATCACGCTCTCTTTTACTGTGAAATCCACAGTGCCGGACAGTCAGCGGCTGGTGATCGACTATGCGATTGATTACGTCAAAGCCAACGGCAGCACTTCCGCGAAGGTGTTCAAGCTCAAAGCACTGACCCTGACCGGCCATGCCAGCGAACACGTGAGCCGTGGGCAGCAAATCAAGGAACTAACCACACGCCGGCATTACGCGGGCGAACATGCCGTGCACATCATGGTCAACGGCGAACGGCTGGCCAGTACCTCATTTGAAATCCTCCCCTGAAATACGATCCCCGTAGGAGCGAGGCTTGCTCGCGATGAACGATAACGCGGTGTGTCAGACCTGACGCCATCGCGAGCAAGCTTCGCTCCTACAGGGCCCGGTGATTAGCCGGGCTTGTGGTTATCCAGTACGCGATTGACCGCCAGCTCACCCATCAGCAGCGTCCGGTGCAGCACCAGCATCGTGTGGCGTCGCGGGCCGTCCGTCAGCTCAACGAGATCGTTGACCATCTTGCGGGCCGATGACAACGATTCGTAGACCTCAACCAGCAACGTTTCGTCATCCACCGCTGCGTCGATGGTGAAAAAGGTGCCGGATTTGCAGGGCGGTATCTGCGTTTTCGTCGCCCCGGGGTTGAGGTAGTAGTTGAGTGCGCGGTCTGCCGACGCTTTCAGCTTTTGGGGATCAAGATCAAAAGAAGCGTCGTAGGGTACTGGATCAGTATCTGGGGGGTTGGGCGTTACTTTGAACATAGATGAAGCTCCGGTTTCGAAAATTAAGGAGCCATCACCCTCGCTACCAAACGAAGGGTGGCGGCCATACGTGGGTTGGTAGACCGGTCGAAACGGGAAACCCGGCGCTCACAAGGAGCCCCACGCATGCCCACCATATAAAGCTGAGTCCCCAAAAAGAGACTGCATAAGGTGTCGCCATGCGACGGTTTCGAGGCGGGCTACCAAACCCGATCACTGTTTTTCAGTGACCGGGAAACGATATAGCCCGCCCCAAAGCCGCACAAGCCGGCGGATTCTGGCGTACGCGTAGGCAACGGCGCAAGGCGTTGTAGCCGCTTATGACGTAACACCGAGTGTCGTTAAACGCACCATTAAACGCCCGCCTTCGCAGGAGCGAGCGGCGCGGTGATCCGACTGGCCCACGAAAAACACAACGCCAGCATCAGCCAATGCAGGGTGATCGACAGTTTTCCATAGCGATGAGCAGTTGAATCGCGGGTCATAACGGGCCTCATGAATTCACAGTGGCTGGCGACTCATTCGCGCAGCCTGGTTCGACCGACGCCACCCTGCCCGCCCCGCCTTAAGGCAATCTGAAGGTGCCTGGGCAACCTCCTTGCGCCACCTTCAGACTCCGTTAAGAAATGCCTCTGATACTCCTCCCAAACTTATCCCGGGAGGCGCCATTCAATGCCTGACTTCGACTGGAACATCCCCTTGCCGCTGCACTTCGGCCAAGCCGAAACCCCGCCGATGAGTCTGGCCAGAGCATTGCCGGATGGGCCTCAGCGCGCTGTTTTCGAGGCCTATATCCAGCAACGTTTTCGCAAGGCCCACGGGGCCGATATCCGCCATTTCATGCCGGAGCTGTTCGGCATGAGCAACGCGGACGGGGAGCTCTGCGCCGTGGCCGGTGTACGTCGGGCAGATGAAGAGCCGCTGTTTCTGGAGCGCTACCTGGACGAATCCATCGATCCGCTGATCAGTGCCGCCGCCGACCGCCCGGTGGATCGCGCCGGCATCGTCGAGGTGGGCAACCTGGCCGCCAGCGACACCGGCAGCGCGCGCCTGAGCATCATCGCCATCACCTACCTGCTGGCCATGGGCGGCCTGGAATGGGTGGCGTTCACCGGCAATATCGGCCTGGTGAACAGCTTCCATCGCCTCGGTTTGAAACCGGTCACCCTCTGCGCCGCCGATCCCGAGCGGCTGGGCGATGACCGGCACAACTGGGGCAGTTATTACGAAAGCAAGCCTTGGGTCCACGTCGGCAACATCCGCGCCGGGTTCATTCATTTGCGCAACATCGGGATGTTCAATCGCCTGGGGTTGCCGTCGTCCCTGGAGGAATCCAGTCATGTCGCCTGAAGTCGAGCGCTTCAAACAGACCTTGCGCAGTCATGCCGAACGCAAGGGACACGCCATCGCCTTGTGGGGTGATCAACTGAAAGTGGACTACGCCACGCTCTACGCTGAAGTGATCTATCGCCAGCAGCGTCTGCGTGACCAACACGTCAAGGTTGTCGCACTGGCGCTGGACAATGGCACCGAAGCGATGCTCTGGGACCTCGCCGCGCTGTTCGAAGGCTTGACCTGCCTGACGCTGCCGCCGTTTTTCAGCCCCGCGCAACGCAAGCATTGCCTGGAGCAAAGCCAGGCCGAACGGGTGATTGCCGGGCCGGATCTGGAAGTCGAACTGCAAGCCGCCGGGTATGAAAAAAGCGGAGAGTTCTGGCGTCGCACCTTCAATGGCCCAAACCCGATGCACGAAGGCACCGCCAAGCTGACCTTTACTTCAGGCACCACCGGCACGCCCAAGGGTGTTTGCCTGAGCGCCGAAAGCATATTGCGGGTTGCGCGCGAATTGGATCAGGCCAGTAAACCGACCGATCCGCAGCATCACCTGGCGCTGCTGCCCCTGGCGATCCTGCTGGAAAACATCGGCTGTTACGCCGCGTTGTATGCCGGTGCAACGTTGAGCGTGCCGAGTCAAAAAACCCTGGGCATCCAGGGCGCCAGCGGCGTCGACCTGCCGAAGCTGCTCGGTTGCCTGGCCAGCCGTGCGCCCGAGAGTCTGATCCTGGTGCCGCAATTGCTGTTGCTACTGGTCAGCGCCGCCGAGCAAAAAGCCTTCAGCCCACATTCGCTACGCTTCGCGGCGGTCGGCGGTGCACGGGTGTCCGAGGAACTGTTGCACCGCGCGCAACGTGCAGGCTTGCCGATCTACGAAGGCTACGGGCTGTCGGAATGCGCGTCGGTGGTGTGCCTGAACCGGCCCGGCGCACGCCGCCCCGGCAGCGTTGGCCGGCCCCTGCCCCACGTGGAGATTCGCCTGGCGGAAGACGGTGAAGTGCTGATCAAGGACTCGACCCTGCTTGGCTATCTGGGCGAGGCGCCACACGGTGATGAATGGTGGCCCAGCGGCGATCTCGGCGAGTTCGACCCCGAGGGTTTTCTCTACCTCAAGGGTCGCAAGAAGCATCAGTTCGTCACCAGTTTCGGGCGCAACGTCAATCCCGAATGGGTCGAGGCCGAACTGACTCAGCGTCGGCACATCGCCCAGGCTTTCGTCTACGGCGAAGCGATGCCGCGCAACCACGCCTTGCTCTGGCCCCATCGCCCGGACTGCACCGACGCCGACCTGGCCGCTGCCGTGGCCGAAGCCAACGAGGCCTTGCCCGATTACGCCCAGGTCCATCACTGGACGCGCCTGGATCAACCCTTCTCACCCGCCAACGGCTTGCTCACCGCCAATGGCCGACCGCGCCGGGACGCCATCGTTGAGCGTTACCGAGCGCCACTCACTGAATCTGTTTTCGCGCAGGAATCCGCATCATGACCTTTTTTGACACGCTGCAAGAAGCCACCCAGCAGGAACGCCACGCGCTGTTCAACCTGCCGATCATTCGCGACGCCCTCGAAGGCAACGTCAGCCTGGACAGCTACCGCGCCTTCCTCGCGCAAGCCTATTACCACGTACGCCACACCGTGCCGTTGATGATGGCGTGTGGCGCTCGTCTACCGTCGCGCCTGGAATGGTTGCGCAAAGCCGTCTGCGAATACATCGAGGACGAATACGGCCACGAACAGTGGGTGCTCGATGACATCGAGGCCTGCGGCGGTGACAAGGAAGCCGTGCGCGACGGGCGTCCGTCGTTGCCGATTGAGCTGATGGTCAGTTTCCTCTACGACCTGATTGCCCGGGACAACCCGGTGGGATTGTTCGGCATGGTCAACGTGCTGGAAGGCACCAGCATCGCCCTGGCCACCCACGCGGCGGGCAGCATTCGTGAGCGCCTGGTGTTGCCGGAAAGCGCCTTCAGCTACCTCAGTTCT contains:
- a CDS encoding CoA-acylating methylmalonate-semialdehyde dehydrogenase, whose translation is MSNAPVLGHYINGQVQDSGSERFSNVFNPATGAVQARVGLANEKTVDEAVSSALKAFPAWSEQSSLRRSRVMFKFKELLDRHHDELAEIISREHGKVFSDAKGEVTRGIEIVEYACGAPNLLKTEFSDNIGGGIDNWNLRQPLGVCAGVTPFNFPVMVPLWMIPLALVTGNCFILKPSERDPSASLLMARLLTEAGLPDGVFNVVQGDKVAVDALLQHPDIEAISFVGSTPIAEYIHQQGTARGKRVQALGGAKNHMIVMPDADLDQAADALIGAAYGSAGERCMAISIAVAVGDVGDQLIAKLLPRIDQLKVGNGMQGDSDMGPLVTAEHKAKVEGFIGEGVAQGAQLIVDGRNFKVPGAENGFFVGATLFDNVTTEMSIYQQEIFGPVLGIVRVPDFASAVALINAHEFGNGVSCFTSDGGIARAFARTIKVGMVGINVPIPVPMAWHSFGGWKRSLFGDHHAYGEEGIRFYSRYKNVMQRWPDSIAKGPEFSMPTAK
- the iolB gene encoding 5-deoxy-glucuronate isomerase; the encoded protein is MSLLVKSNARGRTMVELGNGELEYVGFAAYRLSLGETLPVSAGDKELCLVLLSGRVSIKGEAPGQGAFDWDNIGDRQSVFEDKSPFAAYLPSGSQAQVVALSDVQIAVCAAPGSSADNLGPRLIKPETMKRSVRGKGANTRYVCDILPDTEPAHSLLVVEVRTPSGHSSSYPPHKHDTDDLPHQSFLEETYYHQINPPQGFVFQRVYTDDRSIDQAMAVENSDLVVVPKGYHPVSVPYGYESYYLNVMAGPKRVWQFHNDPQHSWLLDL
- the iolE gene encoding myo-inosose-2 dehydratase, whose product is MPAIRIGINPISWSNDDLPSLGGETPLSTALSEGKEIGYEGFELNGKFPKDAKGVGDVLRPYDLALVSGWYSSRLARRSVAEEIDAIGSHVELLAKNGATVLVYGEVADSIQGQRIPLVERPRFHTEQAWQEYADKLTELARFTLSQGVRLAYHHHMGAYVESPADIDKLMALTGSEVGLLFDSGHCYMGGGEPLQVLRKHIERICHVHFKDVRKPVVQLARNNLWSFPDCIINGTFTVPGDGDIDFGALLDVLLGADYHGWLVVEAEQDPAVAPSYIYAKKGYDTLRTLLDERIAL
- a CDS encoding bifunctional 5-dehydro-2-deoxygluconokinase/5-dehydro-2-deoxyphosphogluconate aldolase, coding for MGQTRFASGRQLDLICLGRLGVDLYAQQVGARLEDVSSFAKYLGGSSANIAFGTARLGLKSAMLSRVGDDHMGRFLLESLAREGCDVSGIKVDPERLTAMVLLGLKDRETFPLVFYRENCADMALRAEDISEAFIASSKALLITGTHFSTDGVYKASIQALDYAEKHNVKRILDIDYRPVLWGLAGKADGETRFVADQNVSQHVQKILPRFDLIVGTEEEFLIAGGSEDLLTALRNVRRLSDATLVVKLGPQGCTVIHGVIPVRLEDGAIYPGVRVEVLNVLGAGDAFMSGFLAGWLEDASDERCCQLANACGGLVVSRHACAPAMPTRAELDYLFNSPVPITRPDQDATLQRLHQVSVPRKQWKQLFIFAFDHRGQLVELAHKGGRDLNAICELKQLFIKAVERVEADLREQGIEADVGLLADQRFGQDSLNAATGRGWWVARPVEVQGSRPLAFEHGRSIGSNLIAWPQEQIIKCLVQFHPDDEPLLRLEQEAQIKGLYQASQVSGHELLLEIIPPKDHPSAHPDVLYRALKRLYNLGVYPAWWKIEAQSAEEWKQLDELIQERDPYCRGVVLLGLNAPAAALAEGFQQARQSQTCRGFAVGRTIFQEPSRAWMAGEIDDETLIRQVQGTFVELIDAWRSARN
- a CDS encoding MurR/RpiR family transcriptional regulator — encoded protein: MSRTDQPATTESTPESDLESPPINAERLLQLITNEYESLPRQLKRIATYMSQQSDRIMVDRISDIARECEVHPSAIVRFSQRFGFSGFSEMQALFREAYTHKTTPVQNYQQRIRSMIANKSQKASGGDLARECIDATLSGIERLGMELDDVAFDKAVDLVVNADNIYVVGVRRSFAVADYLVYNLQHTNKRIHLVSGLGGSYREQMRSVRANDLVIAISFTPYGKETQHCLRIAQHHQAKTLIITDSNLSPLAKRASTVLLVNEGSSFAFRSLSATLCLCQALFIAVAYRLELKVDEIHEQVGFED
- a CDS encoding glutathione S-transferase, with protein sequence MKLIGMLDSPYVRRAAISARLLGIDLEHESVSVFRHFEQFQQINPVVKAPTLVLDDGEVLMDSTLIIDYLEALAGPSKSLMSSDLKQRLRSLRVIGLALAACEKSVQLYYERNLRPADIQYQPWVERVEGQLAAAYSALERELAKQPLLNDSEIAQDGITVAVAWSFTNLVVPDQVDAARFPHIAHFTAQAEKLEAFIATPIT
- a CDS encoding DNA alkylation repair protein, encoding MTAAEQSAPALKEIFNAERLKHIATEMTAVYPAFNAKAFLKMANEGLAELSIMQRMARVSECLHAVLPLDYAESLDVLRALAPRLNSGFVSISLPNYVAMYGAHDFEQSMEALKFFTSFGSSEFAIRHFLRGDLERSLALMQVWSLDENEHVRRLASEGSRPRLPWSFRLEPIQADPTLAAAILDNLKADESLYVRKSVANHLNDITKDHPDWVLDLIEGWSLENKHTAWIAKHALRSLIKQGNQRALAVIGAGGKPEVEIIDVKVEPKVIRLGEKITLSFTVKSTVPDSQRLVIDYAIDYVKANGSTSAKVFKLKALTLTGHASEHVSRGQQIKELTTRRHYAGEHAVHIMVNGERLASTSFEILP
- a CDS encoding DUF6124 family protein, with the protein product MFKVTPNPPDTDPVPYDASFDLDPQKLKASADRALNYYLNPGATKTQIPPCKSGTFFTIDAAVDDETLLVEVYESLSSARKMVNDLVELTDGPRRHTMLVLHRTLLMGELAVNRVLDNHKPG
- a CDS encoding thermostable hemolysin — its product is MPDFDWNIPLPLHFGQAETPPMSLARALPDGPQRAVFEAYIQQRFRKAHGADIRHFMPELFGMSNADGELCAVAGVRRADEEPLFLERYLDESIDPLISAAADRPVDRAGIVEVGNLAASDTGSARLSIIAITYLLAMGGLEWVAFTGNIGLVNSFHRLGLKPVTLCAADPERLGDDRHNWGSYYESKPWVHVGNIRAGFIHLRNIGMFNRLGLPSSLEESSHVA